GCATTCTAACTATAAAATTTTAAAAATTATTGGATGTTTTTTCGATATGAAAAAGGTACCGGAGGGAATGTTGCAAGCAAAATGCAACATTATGTGCTTAATAGCAACGCTTGGCAGATATTTATTGATACCCGAGCCGGCAAAGCCGGAGGCTGGGCGGCTGCTGGGCGGAAAACAACCTTCTCCAGTTATGCACACCTGTTTGTGCTCGTTTCTGATAAAGGCCCCCATGCTGGGGCTCTCCGAATAGAACGCAATACCGATGAGAGAATTTAGAGGATGAAAAGCAGACGGCAGACTAAAAATCCAAACCACTTGAAAGCGCGGGAAGATTATTCCTGGTTGATTTTTCTACAGGGGAAAAAACCGGCCAACCCCTCGTCATCGGAACAACAACCGCAGTCATCACCCAACAAAAACAGCGGGTCGGCCTGGCATAAAGACGTTGCCCCCGGACGCGTCTGCAAAATATCTTCTATCGTTATAGCATCCAGAATACTGTAAAGGGCCTCGGTCGCTTTCATCCATGCCAATCGAACCCTGCACACCTCGGACATGGCGCACTTTTCAGGCTCACTGATGCAAACAACCAACTCGGATTGTCCTTCAAAAAGGCGAACCAGCTGGCCCAGCGTGATTTCCGAAGGCTGTCGGTTGAGAATATGGCCGCCTTTCGGACCCCGTATACTTTTTACCAGTCTAGCCTGCTTTAATATGCGGATCAACTGCTCTAAATATTTAACGGGGATGCCTTGTTCTTTGGATATCTCGCTTACCTGAACAGGCCGTTGCGTGCCCCGGCGAGATAATTCCAATAATATGCGTGTTCCGTAACGGCTTCTGGTGGATAACTTCATAAGTATCACTTTATTATCACTGTTGAATGTTTACGCAGGGTACTAGGGGTTCAATTGGCTTGTCAATAAAAAGTTTGCGCGCGT
This DNA window, taken from Desulfobacterales bacterium, encodes the following:
- a CDS encoding Rrf2 family transcriptional regulator — protein: MKLSTRSRYGTRILLELSRRGTQRPVQVSEISKEQGIPVKYLEQLIRILKQARLVKSIRGPKGGHILNRQPSEITLGQLVRLFEGQSELVVCISEPEKCAMSEVCRVRLAWMKATEALYSILDAITIEDILQTRPGATSLCQADPLFLLGDDCGCCSDDEGLAGFFPCRKINQE